From Acidobacteriota bacterium, one genomic window encodes:
- a CDS encoding urease accessory protein UreH → MNEILAAISIGSTAGVLGLGFFIGLKHATEGDHLAAVATIVSDRKSVWSSALVGGLWGLGHTISLVIAGVLVLLLNFEISERTERILEFGVGFMLLFLGLNVVRKLVKGGKVHIHKHEHGQHEHVHPHIHLPERGEEPETHHGLTFSPRSVLIGMVHGLAGSAALMLIVIPTIESKALGLLYIVVFGIGSIGGMMLMSFLVGLPFHFTATRFNRMNALLQGTAGIISIILGLAIIYEKGFTEGLFA, encoded by the coding sequence ATGAACGAGATTCTGGCAGCGATTTCAATTGGCTCGACCGCGGGAGTTTTGGGGCTCGGGTTTTTCATCGGGCTTAAACACGCGACCGAGGGCGACCATCTGGCGGCCGTCGCAACAATCGTTTCCGACCGCAAGAGCGTCTGGAGTTCGGCGCTTGTCGGTGGACTCTGGGGACTCGGCCACACGATCTCGCTCGTCATCGCCGGTGTTCTTGTGCTTTTGCTCAATTTTGAGATCAGTGAACGAACCGAACGGATTCTCGAATTCGGAGTCGGATTTATGCTCTTGTTTCTCGGCCTGAATGTCGTCCGCAAGCTCGTCAAAGGCGGAAAGGTACATATCCACAAACACGAGCACGGCCAACACGAACACGTCCATCCGCACATTCACCTGCCCGAACGGGGCGAGGAACCGGAAACGCATCACGGACTCACATTCAGTCCGCGTTCGGTTTTGATCGGTATGGTTCACGGACTTGCAGGCAGCGCGGCGCTGATGCTGATCGTCATCCCGACGATCGAATCGAAGGCGCTCGGACTGCTTTACATCGTCGTATTCGGCATCGGCTCGATCGGCGGAATGATGCTGATGAGCTTTCTCGTCGGGCTCCCGTTTCATTTCACGGCGACGCGTTTCAACCGTATGAACGCGCTGCTTCAGGGCACTGCCGGAATCATCTCGATCATCCTCGGACTCGCCATTATCTACGAAAAGGGATTCACCGAAGGTTTATTTGCCTAA